In Pseudomonas rhizosphaerae, one DNA window encodes the following:
- a CDS encoding Tc toxin subunit A, whose protein sequence is MSIHDEPVFTAPIEHDVDEHTIQPSDDSYVPNPLFQNLVPETPQTRTLNGKLSFADAMPRLGYSSVFDIIRQPKQAFVRQVRSLSDADGEMAYDNALCYATQIARSYREEQVSSGRSLPQIAPQTGVRALVDVGPSYPNLFKENWDQFCKVGAIEAMDGPVAYLGSLRRFAEQRIEGASTSPKRIPLAVRRPDLDKLVIDEQSTYQSRPMLDLVNDVLTQGIGKYQADKGDVRPVHQLLAEKKHPFVFPYQFAHQQVSLALSGEKPRLGEINYRVSQDVPDFPEAVYGSDDALCLLSQISPAHQKLLLEPVHFPSFDIDLAEILAAGQPWVSPSYSEVIVWNTQATYVLLQPQPSVVDCVPAATTSAVAADGTDTLITVRLTGGAGEKIVKVRAYTHFFQRRPLLDRSINAPMTGSSAYARCLAVVMKPEDNPGVELSGDYSAALIFDVYGQRHKDQLLQRLEVNLHAADCQLSEQQKQHLLTHLGIPEHSNRHMSSAALNVFMAQTGLGAAEIKQALAVGLTAPQVSVNCPRLHYIITSANPANPAPKPMDAGARYVNGSGGLDDSLPTLNDIYTNSMCIERGAPSRIRNLSPDRLDRLQRMIRLQRLTHIPFPELDNLIVAGMRSEGDNIRLLLNANTLRLIGAYRHFNRTYDLTARELAALVCEVNPYAFDGKPPMFDQVFNTPTLFNAPLVLNETPLNLDSNEMSVKQTVQQLCAALALSGAGSLSCIIADASAYVSAPQLDLPFVSSLYRQARIAQMFALSVEDSQWLLELLGGSEFRQLVARGQMLSRTSAPGVDILDVLMRVDWAIRWLKANKLTVTALRELLDATGSVEPSAALLERLQQLAGDAFTQRITPEQVDDLGLPTTVDGTVINWYAQLRAFYLISSGGFIIAPDVTVQDTDHAQLVATVLGMLTVLPLAPEAVEPTTLRLSEWLADRLARQQRLVEGFVQEYTGLLPEQALLAARWAIVTPQAFLDCVNEAWPASGEPVQDRIDAVLQQLHGVTCAAVGVKWSQLGARALRMFLAEPTWLGTATLWPQTLHTLHLLKAYESLFNTLGQPEERLLGYLELANTAVSKRPGKRQLATQAEHCNAAAASLLGWNVDDVAALTATLPQGIAKTVAHLDWLRRAQAIALQTGLNGATLLQACALNADSPEADWQAVGQAAMAAVSA, encoded by the coding sequence ATGTCTATTCACGATGAACCCGTTTTCACAGCACCGATCGAGCACGACGTCGACGAGCACACTATCCAGCCTTCTGACGACAGCTATGTACCCAACCCGCTGTTCCAGAACCTCGTCCCTGAAACGCCACAGACCCGTACCCTGAATGGCAAACTCAGCTTCGCCGACGCAATGCCCCGGCTAGGCTACAGCTCGGTGTTCGACATCATCCGTCAGCCCAAGCAAGCCTTCGTTCGCCAGGTGCGCAGCCTGAGCGATGCGGACGGCGAAATGGCCTACGACAACGCCCTGTGCTACGCCACCCAGATCGCCCGCTCCTACCGCGAAGAGCAAGTCTCGTCGGGCCGCAGCCTGCCGCAGATCGCTCCGCAGACCGGTGTGCGCGCCCTGGTCGACGTTGGCCCCAGCTACCCTAACCTGTTCAAGGAAAACTGGGACCAGTTCTGCAAGGTCGGCGCCATCGAAGCCATGGACGGCCCGGTCGCCTACCTGGGCTCGCTGCGCCGCTTCGCCGAGCAGCGCATCGAAGGTGCCTCGACTTCACCCAAGCGCATCCCCTTGGCAGTCCGCCGCCCGGACCTGGACAAGCTGGTGATCGACGAGCAAAGCACCTACCAGAGCAGGCCCATGCTGGACCTGGTCAACGACGTACTGACCCAGGGCATCGGCAAGTATCAGGCGGACAAAGGCGATGTGCGGCCAGTGCACCAATTGCTGGCCGAGAAGAAACACCCGTTCGTGTTCCCCTATCAGTTTGCTCATCAGCAGGTGAGTCTGGCGTTGAGTGGGGAGAAGCCGAGGCTGGGGGAGATCAATTATCGTGTCAGCCAGGACGTGCCTGACTTTCCTGAAGCCGTCTACGGCTCGGATGACGCATTGTGTCTGCTGAGTCAGATCAGTCCTGCACACCAGAAGTTATTGCTCGAGCCAGTGCACTTCCCAAGTTTCGATATCGATCTAGCTGAAATCTTGGCCGCTGGCCAGCCGTGGGTGTCGCCCTCGTATAGCGAGGTTATCGTATGGAATACTCAAGCGACCTACGTGCTACTCCAACCGCAGCCATCAGTGGTTGATTGCGTGCCTGCTGCCACTACCAGTGCGGTAGCGGCCGATGGCACTGATACATTGATCACAGTGAGGCTGACCGGAGGCGCAGGCGAAAAAATCGTGAAAGTCCGGGCGTACACCCACTTTTTCCAGCGCAGACCTCTGCTAGACCGTTCGATCAATGCGCCTATGACCGGGAGCAGTGCGTATGCAAGATGCCTGGCTGTAGTCATGAAACCTGAAGATAATCCAGGTGTGGAACTGAGCGGTGATTATTCTGCAGCTTTGATCTTCGACGTTTACGGCCAACGGCACAAGGATCAGTTATTACAGCGACTGGAAGTAAACTTGCACGCAGCGGACTGTCAACTCAGCGAACAGCAAAAACAGCACCTGCTCACTCATCTGGGCATCCCAGAACACTCCAACCGACATATGTCGTCAGCAGCCCTGAACGTTTTCATGGCTCAGACCGGCCTGGGCGCTGCTGAAATCAAGCAGGCGCTGGCCGTTGGGCTGACCGCACCGCAGGTCTCGGTCAACTGCCCCCGCTTGCACTACATCATTACCAGCGCAAACCCTGCCAACCCAGCACCCAAGCCGATGGACGCCGGGGCCCGCTACGTCAATGGTTCGGGTGGGTTGGATGACAGCCTGCCGACATTGAACGACATTTATACCAACAGCATGTGTATCGAGCGCGGCGCGCCGTCACGCATCCGTAATCTGTCGCCTGACAGACTCGACCGCCTGCAACGCATGATCCGTCTTCAGCGTTTGACCCATATACCGTTCCCCGAACTGGACAATTTGATCGTGGCAGGCATGCGCAGCGAGGGAGATAACATCCGTCTTCTGCTCAACGCAAATACCCTGCGGTTGATCGGAGCTTACCGTCATTTCAATCGTACCTACGACCTGACAGCGCGAGAGCTTGCGGCGCTGGTGTGCGAGGTCAATCCCTACGCTTTCGATGGAAAGCCACCCATGTTCGATCAGGTGTTCAATACGCCGACGTTGTTCAATGCCCCGCTGGTATTGAATGAAACGCCGTTGAATCTCGACTCCAACGAGATGAGCGTAAAACAGACAGTGCAACAGCTGTGCGCTGCCCTGGCGCTGTCGGGCGCTGGTTCACTGAGTTGTATCATTGCCGATGCTTCTGCTTATGTGAGTGCACCGCAACTCGATCTTCCGTTCGTTTCCTCGTTGTATCGTCAGGCTCGGATCGCGCAGATGTTTGCGCTTAGCGTCGAAGACAGCCAGTGGCTGCTGGAGCTGCTAGGTGGATCTGAATTCCGCCAATTGGTGGCCAGAGGGCAAATGCTGTCGCGTACCAGCGCCCCGGGCGTCGATATCCTGGACGTGCTGATGCGCGTGGACTGGGCTATTCGCTGGCTTAAAGCCAACAAGCTGACCGTTACCGCATTGCGCGAACTGCTCGACGCCACCGGCAGCGTCGAGCCGAGCGCAGCCCTGCTCGAGCGCCTGCAGCAACTGGCCGGTGATGCGTTTACCCAGCGCATTACCCCTGAACAGGTGGACGATCTGGGCTTGCCAACGACCGTCGACGGAACAGTGATCAACTGGTATGCACAGCTGCGCGCATTCTATCTGATCAGCTCAGGCGGATTCATCATCGCTCCGGACGTCACCGTGCAGGACACCGACCACGCCCAACTGGTGGCCACAGTGCTAGGGATGCTGACAGTGCTACCACTTGCCCCGGAAGCCGTCGAGCCCACCACGCTGCGCTTGAGCGAATGGCTTGCCGATAGGCTGGCCCGGCAGCAGCGCCTGGTTGAGGGCTTCGTGCAGGAGTACACCGGCCTGCTGCCCGAGCAAGCACTGCTGGCCGCTCGCTGGGCCATAGTAACCCCGCAGGCCTTTCTGGATTGCGTAAACGAAGCCTGGCCTGCTTCGGGTGAACCGGTGCAAGACCGTATCGACGCTGTTCTGCAGCAATTGCACGGCGTTACCTGTGCGGCAGTGGGCGTCAAATGGAGCCAGTTGGGTGCACGAGCCCTGCGGATGTTCCTGGCTGAACCCACCTGGCTGGGCACCGCCACCCTGTGGCCGCAGACCCTGCACACCCTGCATCTGCTCAAAGCCTACGAAAGCCTGTTCAACACTCTCGGACAACCCGAGGAACGCCTGCTGGGCTACCTGGAACTGGCCAACACCGCCGTCTCCAAACGTCCTGGCAAACGCCAGTTGGCCACCCAGGCCGAGCACTGCAACGCCGCTGCCGCCAGCCTGCTGGGCTGGAACGTCGATGACGTCGCCGCACTGACCGCCACGCTGCCCCAAGGCATCGCCAAAACCGTCGCGCACCTGGACTGGCTGCGCCGTGCCCAGGCCATTGCACTGCAAACCGGCCTCAACGGCGCGACCTTGCTGCAAGCCTGCGCCTTGAACGCCGACAGCCCTGAGGCCGACTGGCAAGCGGTTGGCCAGGCGGCCATGGCGGCAGTGAGCGCTTAA
- a CDS encoding neuraminidase-like domain-containing protein, translating into MTIAASLNESFRDALVAYYLGEVVPNDVTLADLGLTEKLRTENDLYEYLLLDTQVTQAVETSPVASAIASLQQYVNGALLGMEPGYDDVRFSEDLIGEWRDIRSQYPIWAANQQLTWYPSLYIDPSLRMKKSSYFQQLENDINQNRISIDTTQDAVKAYLASFEEVANLTVINGYIAGTDFAQSHYYFIGKSRAEGAYYWRSVNMAERSYIAQGSEGPKHDNPNPGAWSDWKRAALPISESALERSIRPVYFNNRLFVVWTEVSDSLEADNSNALEAVPPQGDKYEHRPLAKPKVTAKLRLNLTYKKYDDSWSAPQCYLEFETDYSAITDARGNVDVDTIAVADTSTNPEALLLAVYAGYARVGNAADGSLDTYKMLRALKIDKNFNSFDLFPTRGKVDDVPATDNGPHRTLVMRTGLLFANANKGRFQFPVTSATVRLKTPSVTTSPNSQTTGFSGWNHGGRQSLIAQIENGRDITYDESRKQIKVSTRITASFDRINEFTLTATGTNNYVFTLKLPEDNGAEWATLRAGSTITTSGGVFKSAFLGLIAIQKPSVALANFIQNTDSGSISFNAQSGSANLNGKKINMALIRQLKSSVGATCSMNILRFIDARTFTTSATLSHGDSSFAQFLARSNSMGNPTPVDIGQKVNLHVSEIQSALYPAQHTQTITINIDPESLRPDWGVEWPGAQKHFTVLHGVFVMNRIGNDYTGEGHCVKATTIELETISSGATLVAPKISYSTNPTLGTAEFIDFNGCSIRKNDQNTADRRPVRMNTLFARNLIERANVALENLLSWETQHLPEPALAATGDQPPMDFKGANGLYFWELFFHLPFLISHRLNTEQQFIEADYWLSFIFDPSRRRDTTGRPDYWNVRPLVDAISREQSTRAPIDPDGIASDNPVHYRKAVYNHFIKNLLDRGDSAYRQLTPDGLNEAKLWYVRALDLLGPRPDKKLLSGWNPVTLQALSNSHNSTLRTFEYRLNEEAQRKADSEAENGGRSAIIFHQPPLVLMPFNADPMLQELDNPHFRVALNRELVQHWDTAEARLRNLRNNRTLDGKPLQLPLFAAPLDPRALLSAFGSGAAGGAVGRLLGQEIPHYRFRVMHERATRAVDNLIQFGSTLLSLLERKDSAQLQEMQQQAWDMSKQAIILQQLVQSVEAEGRKALMANRAIVEGRLAYYGKLADEVVSAGETAAGALHLQGRVAEGVGAVSEALGEGLKVPPNQVGAVGGVIAGMAGGAIVGATTGGWRLEGVPGIAAAVSKGLAASLHGAAEALDRTEQYRRRHQEWMHAEDQAKREIEQIDAQLAVHDEQAKVTAEQLRQTELMVDQAATTYQFLSKRFTNAQLYQWLNGQFATFYYQAYDTTLSLCLAAEACWQYEIADLKTRFIQPGAWKDSYRGLTAGESLKLNLMKMEAAYLQRNARQLEITKTVSVRRLLETDAKPWATVVADLGKNGGLEIKLEQGLFDNDYPGQYLRRIKRISVTLPAVLGPYEDLAAILTQTYSKVEMGETVGSNVWENMRASQQIAISSGMDDDGMFTLNFDDERYLPFEGTGAVSSWNLRFTRSTPELLASLSDVIVRVSYTAKS; encoded by the coding sequence ATGACCATTGCAGCCTCATTGAACGAAAGCTTTCGCGACGCCCTCGTCGCCTATTACCTGGGCGAAGTCGTGCCCAACGATGTCACTTTGGCCGACCTCGGCCTGACTGAAAAACTGCGCACCGAGAACGATCTTTACGAATACCTGCTGCTCGACACTCAGGTTACCCAAGCGGTGGAAACCAGCCCGGTGGCCAGCGCTATTGCCAGCCTGCAGCAATACGTCAACGGTGCCCTGCTGGGCATGGAGCCGGGTTACGACGACGTGCGCTTCAGTGAGGATCTGATTGGGGAATGGCGCGACATTCGTAGCCAATACCCGATCTGGGCGGCCAACCAGCAACTAACATGGTACCCGTCGCTGTACATCGACCCTTCGCTGCGCATGAAGAAGTCGAGTTACTTCCAGCAGCTGGAAAACGATATAAATCAAAACCGGATCAGCATCGATACCACTCAGGACGCGGTAAAGGCTTACCTGGCCAGCTTCGAGGAAGTGGCCAACCTGACCGTCATAAATGGCTATATCGCCGGGACCGACTTTGCCCAGTCTCACTATTACTTCATCGGTAAATCCCGTGCCGAGGGGGCGTATTACTGGCGTTCGGTGAATATGGCTGAACGCAGTTATATCGCTCAAGGCAGTGAAGGCCCCAAGCATGACAACCCTAATCCGGGCGCATGGTCGGATTGGAAGCGAGCCGCTTTGCCCATCTCGGAATCAGCACTCGAACGAAGCATTCGCCCGGTGTACTTCAACAATCGTCTGTTTGTGGTCTGGACAGAGGTTTCCGACAGCCTTGAAGCAGACAATAGCAATGCGCTGGAAGCGGTGCCTCCCCAGGGGGACAAATATGAACACCGGCCTCTGGCAAAACCCAAAGTCACGGCAAAGTTGCGTCTGAACCTTACGTACAAGAAATACGACGACAGCTGGAGTGCTCCGCAGTGTTACCTGGAGTTCGAAACCGATTACTCGGCAATCACCGACGCCCGTGGAAATGTGGATGTCGACACGATTGCTGTTGCCGACACCTCCACCAATCCTGAAGCGCTATTACTTGCTGTCTACGCGGGCTATGCGCGAGTAGGGAACGCTGCGGATGGAAGCCTGGATACTTATAAGATGCTGAGGGCGCTTAAGATCGATAAGAACTTTAACAGCTTCGACTTGTTTCCTACACGCGGCAAAGTAGACGACGTGCCCGCGACGGACAACGGTCCTCACCGTACACTGGTCATGCGTACCGGGCTGCTTTTTGCAAATGCCAACAAAGGTCGATTCCAGTTTCCAGTCACCTCTGCAACGGTACGGCTTAAGACTCCAAGTGTCACGACATCGCCAAACTCCCAAACCACTGGATTCAGCGGTTGGAACCATGGTGGACGTCAGTCCCTCATTGCTCAGATCGAGAACGGTCGCGACATTACTTACGATGAATCTCGCAAACAAATCAAAGTATCTACCCGCATCACTGCTAGCTTTGATCGGATCAATGAGTTTACTCTGACGGCCACCGGCACAAACAACTATGTATTTACACTTAAGCTGCCGGAAGACAATGGAGCAGAATGGGCCACGCTGAGGGCAGGTTCTACGATCACCACTAGCGGGGGCGTATTTAAAAGCGCATTTCTTGGACTGATAGCTATCCAAAAACCGTCGGTGGCTTTGGCCAACTTCATTCAAAATACCGACAGCGGCTCCATCAGCTTCAATGCGCAAAGCGGCAGCGCCAACCTGAATGGCAAGAAAATCAACATGGCGCTCATCCGGCAGTTAAAGAGTTCAGTGGGTGCCACCTGCAGCATGAATATCTTGCGATTCATAGACGCTCGTACTTTCACCACCTCCGCTACCCTCAGCCACGGCGACTCTAGCTTTGCGCAATTTCTTGCACGATCAAATTCGATGGGTAATCCAACGCCTGTCGATATCGGTCAGAAAGTCAATCTGCATGTCAGTGAAATACAGAGCGCTCTTTACCCAGCCCAACACACTCAAACCATTACAATCAATATCGATCCAGAAAGCCTACGTCCGGATTGGGGGGTTGAATGGCCAGGTGCTCAAAAGCATTTCACTGTGCTGCATGGCGTGTTCGTGATGAACCGCATCGGTAATGATTATACCGGGGAAGGTCATTGCGTCAAAGCCACTACAATAGAGCTGGAAACAATCAGCAGCGGTGCGACGCTGGTCGCGCCGAAGATTTCCTACAGTACCAATCCGACGCTCGGAACAGCAGAATTTATCGACTTCAATGGATGCTCGATCCGCAAGAATGATCAGAATACGGCTGATCGCCGGCCGGTCCGCATGAACACGCTATTTGCCCGTAATCTCATCGAACGCGCCAACGTCGCTCTGGAAAATCTGCTGTCGTGGGAAACGCAGCATTTGCCGGAGCCCGCCTTGGCTGCAACTGGCGACCAACCTCCGATGGACTTCAAGGGCGCCAACGGCCTTTACTTCTGGGAACTGTTCTTTCACCTTCCTTTCCTGATCAGCCATCGTCTTAACACAGAACAGCAGTTTATCGAAGCGGACTATTGGCTCAGCTTCATTTTCGACCCGAGCCGACGCAGGGACACTACCGGCCGCCCGGATTACTGGAACGTGCGTCCGCTGGTGGATGCCATCAGCCGGGAACAATCAACTCGGGCACCGATCGATCCGGACGGCATTGCCAGTGACAACCCTGTGCATTATCGCAAGGCGGTTTACAACCACTTCATTAAGAACCTGCTCGACCGTGGCGACAGTGCCTACCGTCAGTTGACACCCGATGGTTTGAATGAGGCCAAGCTGTGGTACGTGCGCGCTTTGGACTTGCTTGGTCCGCGCCCGGACAAGAAGCTGCTTAGCGGCTGGAACCCCGTCACGTTGCAAGCCTTGTCCAATTCGCATAACAGCACATTGCGTACCTTTGAGTATCGTCTTAATGAGGAAGCTCAGCGCAAAGCTGACAGCGAGGCGGAAAACGGTGGCCGATCAGCAATCATTTTCCACCAGCCCCCTTTGGTGCTGATGCCGTTCAACGCTGACCCAATGCTTCAAGAACTGGACAACCCGCACTTCAGAGTTGCCTTGAACCGAGAACTGGTGCAGCACTGGGATACCGCCGAAGCGCGCCTGCGAAACCTGCGTAACAACCGCACTTTGGACGGTAAACCACTGCAACTACCATTGTTCGCCGCTCCGCTTGACCCACGCGCCTTGTTGTCGGCCTTCGGCAGCGGTGCTGCTGGCGGCGCAGTAGGCCGGCTATTGGGTCAAGAAATTCCTCACTACCGCTTCCGTGTCATGCACGAGCGGGCCACCCGCGCCGTGGACAACCTGATCCAGTTCGGTAGCACGTTGTTATCACTGCTTGAGCGCAAAGACAGCGCTCAGTTACAGGAAATGCAGCAGCAAGCTTGGGATATGAGCAAGCAGGCCATCATCCTGCAGCAATTAGTGCAGTCAGTTGAAGCCGAAGGACGCAAAGCCCTCATGGCAAACAGGGCTATTGTCGAAGGCCGTCTGGCCTACTACGGCAAGCTGGCTGACGAAGTAGTCAGCGCGGGCGAGACCGCCGCCGGCGCATTGCACCTACAAGGACGCGTAGCCGAGGGCGTCGGTGCCGTATCCGAAGCCCTTGGCGAAGGCTTGAAAGTGCCGCCTAATCAGGTCGGTGCAGTGGGCGGTGTGATTGCCGGCATGGCCGGCGGTGCTATCGTAGGCGCCACTACAGGCGGCTGGCGTTTGGAAGGCGTTCCTGGCATCGCTGCCGCTGTGTCTAAAGGCCTTGCAGCCTCGCTGCACGGCGCCGCCGAAGCCCTGGACCGCACCGAACAATACCGTCGCCGCCACCAGGAATGGATGCACGCCGAAGACCAGGCCAAGCGCGAGATCGAGCAGATCGATGCGCAACTCGCCGTCCACGACGAGCAGGCCAAGGTCACCGCCGAGCAACTGCGCCAGACCGAGCTGATGGTGGATCAAGCCGCCACCACCTATCAGTTCCTCAGCAAGCGCTTCACCAACGCGCAGCTGTACCAGTGGCTCAACGGCCAGTTCGCCACCTTCTACTACCAGGCCTACGACACCACCCTGTCGCTGTGCCTGGCGGCCGAAGCCTGCTGGCAGTACGAGATCGCCGACCTGAAAACCCGCTTCATTCAGCCGGGCGCCTGGAAGGACAGCTACCGCGGCCTTACCGCCGGCGAGTCGCTCAAGCTCAACCTGATGAAGATGGAAGCGGCGTACCTGCAGCGTAATGCGCGCCAGTTGGAGATCACCAAGACCGTCTCGGTGCGTCGCCTGCTGGAAACCGACGCCAAGCCGTGGGCCACCGTGGTGGCCGATCTGGGCAAGAACGGCGGTCTGGAAATCAAGCTGGAACAGGGGCTGTTCGACAACGACTACCCCGGCCAGTACCTGCGCCGCATCAAACGCATCAGCGTGACGCTGCCCGCCGTGCTGGGCCCGTACGAAGACCTCGCCGCGATCCTCACCCAGACCTACAGCAAGGTGGAAATGGGCGAAACCGTGGGCAGCAACGTCTGGGAAAACATGCGCGCCAGCCAGCAGATCGCGATCTCCAGCGGTATGGATGACGACGGCATGTTCACCCTCAACTTCGACGACGAGCGTTACCTGCCGTTCGAAGGCACGGGCGCCGTGTCCAGCTGGAACCTGCGCTTCACCCGTTCCACGCCCGAGCTGCTGGCGTCGTTGAGCGATGTGATCGTACGCGTCAGCTATACCGCCAAGTCGTAA